The following DNA comes from bacterium.
TCGTTTAGAAATTTCTTTTGCCGAAATTCCGCTCGCGCTGTAACGCGCCGCCGTAATGATTCCGAAAGTTGATAAAACAACAAACGATCCCGCCTGATCGGCGATAATACCGATAGCGACCGCATCCGTTCCATAAAAACTTTCAATCATCGGCAGACCAACGAACGCCGTATTCCCCAAGCCTCCGGTAAGCATGAGGCATCCGATGGTTTTCGTGGGCAGTTTCATCCATTTTCCTACGAAATAGAAAAATATTGCGGCCAACCCGAAAAAAAGATAAGCCATGGATAACGGAATGAGCAACGACGGATGCAATTGTAAATCGTGAATGTAAAGCAGCGTGAGCGCAGGGAGCGAGATGTGTATAACAAAAGACGAAAGAACCGATGTCGCGTTGTCGGGTAATTTCTTGAAACGGCGCAAAACAATGCCAAGTGCAAAACACAGCGCGAGCAAAATAAGATTATGCATAAATTATTTTAAATGGCTGTCAATCCATTAACAACCATTGATCCGGATCAATGACAGGTTGAATATTTTTGGGGACAATCACTTCAGCTTTTCCGTCAGGCATAGCGATTTGTTTTTTTTCTTGACCTAGTTGAACCGTGACCGGCATCGGAAAAGGCAGATGGTCCGGTGTTTCCCATCGGAGTAATAATTTATTGCCTTCGATGGTTGAAATCAATTTCGGGAGTTGCGCACGCCGAAAATATACTTCAAAAAACCAATCGAATTTCCTTCCTGTAATGGACTCTACGGTTGCAAGGTAATCGTCCGTTGAAACGAAACGGCATTGTTTTCCATTCGTAATTTTTTCCATGGCTGAGTCGGGGTAGGTCATACGGCGTAGCGATTTAAAAAAAGCGTCGTCGCCTATCAGGTAACGAAGCGTGTGTAAAATCCAGGTGCCTTTGGTGTAATTGTCTCCATCGCTTTCGACAAAATCGGGCGCCACGAGATAACTTTCATTGATCGTCAGAGCGCGACGCTCGGCGACCGGTTTCATGTTCCTGATTCTTGGACGCAAAGCGGCGAGCGATTCGTGATAAGCCTTTTCTCCCTTGAGTTCGCCGGCGTACAAATGCTGCATGTAAGCCCCAAACCCTTCATGGATCCAGATGTCACTCCAGTCGACGGCGGTGACGAGATTGCCCCACCACTCGTGCGATAATTCGTGATGATGCAGAAAATCAAATCCGAAAGGATTGTTGGTATAGTTGTTACCGTACGCAATCACGGTTTGGTGTTCCATGCCGAGATAGGGCGTTTCAACGACCGCATATTTATCGGTGCGGAAAGGATAAGGTCCGAGTAGTTTTTCGTGAAAGCGTAAATGCTCGGGAATTTGTTTAAACAGGATCAACCCTTTTTCATAATTTTCAGGCAATACCCAATACGCGATAGGGAGGACTTGTCCGGTAATGCTGGTATAAGAGCCTTCTATTTTTTTGTAGGGAGCGATGTTGATAGAAACACCGTAGTTATTGATCGGCGTTGTCACATACCAGTGAAAGGTGTGCGTGCTGTCGCTATTTTTTACCACGCCCTGATCACGGCCGTTCGCGATGCATAACAGTGAAATGGGTACGGTAATATGCAGGCTCATGGAATCCGGTTCGTCGCTCGGATGATCTTTGCAAGGCCACCAGATGTCGGCGCCGTCATTTTGGCAAGCTACACCGATCCATGGTTGTCCGTCCTTCGTTGTGTTCCAGATAAATCCGCCGACCCAGGGCGGGCGTTGTGCTACGCGGGGTTTACCGCCGTACGTCACGGCGATCGATATTTCCGAACCTGGCTGACGTGTCGTTCCCAGCGCGATCCATACTTTCCATCCGCGCCGCTCAAAAGACCGTATTGTTTCGCCATTCCGATTGATCTCGGTAATTTTTTGGATCGACAAAAGCGTGTCGAGATCCATCACAAACCATTCCGTCGGTTGTACGATCACTGCGCGCGCCGTCAAAACTCCTGCAATCGATTGTTCTGCCGGTTCAACTTTCAGACTAAGGTCGTAAAATCTGACGTCGTAGCACGCTTGTTCCGCCATTAGTTTGCCACCCGAATCGGTCGGTTTTATGCCTAGTTTTCGTTGTGCATTTATTGACGTAAAACTAAAGAAGATCGTAAAAGCTAACATCCATTTCATAATGGGGCCTCCGTTATTCAATAACAACTAAACCGTGTCGGGTACCGACCCATTGTTGTTTTTTAGTGATCAAAAAACTGGTGATGTAAAGCGACGGTAATATCGAATTATCGTAATTGAAAATTTTCCATCGCTTACCGTTAAACAAAGCGAAACCACCTTCGTA
Coding sequences within:
- a CDS encoding AEC family transporter, whose protein sequence is MHNLILLALCFALGIVLRRFKKLPDNATSVLSSFVIHISLPALTLLYIHDLQLHPSLLIPLSMAYLFFGLAAIFFYFVGKWMKLPTKTIGCLMLTGGLGNTAFVGLPMIESFYGTDAVAIGIIADQAGSFVVLSTFGIITAARYSASGISAKEISKRIVLFPPFISLLVAILLMPIPFPEWATFVLNRLGSTLAPMTLLIVGLELRLDHLKGKIPILTIGLFFKLVLAPLALLVFYVWIVGGSGQILQVTIFEASMPPMIMGAILAMQYDLDRAMATLMIGIGIPVSFLTLPIWWWLLRGF
- a CDS encoding M1 family metallopeptidase, producing the protein MKWMLAFTIFFSFTSINAQRKLGIKPTDSGGKLMAEQACYDVRFYDLSLKVEPAEQSIAGVLTARAVIVQPTEWFVMDLDTLLSIQKITEINRNGETIRSFERRGWKVWIALGTTRQPGSEISIAVTYGGKPRVAQRPPWVGGFIWNTTKDGQPWIGVACQNDGADIWWPCKDHPSDEPDSMSLHITVPISLLCIANGRDQGVVKNSDSTHTFHWYVTTPINNYGVSINIAPYKKIEGSYTSITGQVLPIAYWVLPENYEKGLILFKQIPEHLRFHEKLLGPYPFRTDKYAVVETPYLGMEHQTVIAYGNNYTNNPFGFDFLHHHELSHEWWGNLVTAVDWSDIWIHEGFGAYMQHLYAGELKGEKAYHESLAALRPRIRNMKPVAERRALTINESYLVAPDFVESDGDNYTKGTWILHTLRYLIGDDAFFKSLRRMTYPDSAMEKITNGKQCRFVSTDDYLATVESITGRKFDWFFEVYFRRAQLPKLISTIEGNKLLLRWETPDHLPFPMPVTVQLGQEKKQIAMPDGKAEVIVPKNIQPVIDPDQWLLMD